The following are encoded together in the Scytonema millei VB511283 genome:
- a CDS encoding cytochrome c oxidase subunit II, with product MKLRAILIMTVYAILVAMTSLWMAKQSYSWFPPEAAAEAKLLDDLFSLFTGLGTFIYLGVIGPFLYSLVFHRASKYDMSDGPPIEGNTWLEIVWTAVPLVLVLTLSFVSYRTYEKMAVRGPMELVHLHMPQMMQPAYAEPFDSKPQQEIQNAVETAPIEQIDVTAKQWAWIFHYPERDITSTELHLPVDRRVRFTLRSQDVLHGFYIPAFRLKQDVVPNHEIDFELTPVKTGTYRLRDSMFSGTYFAANQADVVVQPFNEYQQWLADAAAGLPTPAFNQAAFEYSRANEREGATKDKVAIRGWDTIPPASPPVVNYAPKHEPDSPPA from the coding sequence ATGAAACTCCGTGCAATTCTAATAATGACGGTCTATGCCATCCTGGTCGCTATGACAAGCTTGTGGATGGCGAAGCAATCCTATTCTTGGTTTCCGCCAGAAGCAGCAGCAGAAGCGAAGTTGCTGGACGATCTATTCAGTCTCTTCACTGGGTTAGGCACATTCATTTACTTAGGTGTAATCGGACCCTTCCTCTACTCGTTGGTCTTTCATCGCGCCAGCAAGTATGACATGAGCGATGGTCCCCCGATTGAAGGCAACACCTGGCTGGAAATCGTCTGGACGGCAGTGCCATTAGTTTTGGTGTTAACGCTTTCCTTTGTGAGCTATCGGACTTACGAAAAAATGGCGGTGCGGGGTCCGATGGAACTGGTACATTTGCATATGCCTCAGATGATGCAGCCTGCTTACGCCGAACCCTTTGACAGCAAGCCTCAGCAGGAAATTCAGAATGCAGTAGAAACCGCTCCCATCGAGCAAATCGACGTGACCGCTAAGCAATGGGCATGGATTTTCCATTATCCAGAACGGGATATCACCAGCACTGAGTTACATTTACCAGTCGATCGCCGCGTGCGATTTACCTTGCGATCGCAGGATGTGTTGCACGGCTTTTACATTCCGGCATTTCGCCTGAAGCAAGATGTTGTTCCCAACCACGAAATCGATTTTGAACTGACTCCTGTGAAAACTGGAACCTATCGCCTGCGCGATTCCATGTTTAGTGGCACTTACTTTGCCGCAAATCAAGCAGATGTCGTCGTTCAGCCATTCAACGAGTATCAACAATGGCTTGCCGATGCTGCGGCTGGGTTGCCCACTCCTGCCTTTAATCAGGCTGCTTTTGAGTACAGCCGCGCCAACGAACGCGAAGGTGCAACGAAAGACAAAGTAGCCATTCGCGGCTGGGACACTATCCCACCAGCATCGCCACCTGTAGTAAATTATGCCCCGAAGCACGAACCAGATAGTCCGCCTGCCTGA
- a CDS encoding DUF2231 domain-containing protein: protein MFKYLPPLNEHNLPYPDTIHPIVVHFVIAMVLFAVFCDLLGYFTKNPKLYEVSWWNLAFATVSIFIAIIFGQIEAGLAEPYAASVSTLNVHTILGWSLSGILALVTAWRYVIRLQERPQLPIPYLAASVLLAGLVCIQSYLGSLLVWVYGLHTIPVVDAIRGGLS, encoded by the coding sequence GTGTTTAAGTATCTTCCTCCTCTCAACGAGCATAACCTTCCTTATCCCGATACCATTCACCCAATCGTGGTGCATTTCGTAATTGCGATGGTGCTGTTTGCAGTATTTTGCGATCTCCTGGGGTATTTCACAAAAAATCCCAAATTGTATGAAGTCAGTTGGTGGAATCTAGCCTTTGCAACGGTTTCGATCTTCATTGCAATTATTTTTGGACAAATTGAAGCAGGTCTGGCAGAACCTTATGCTGCATCTGTTTCAACGCTGAATGTCCATACAATTTTAGGCTGGTCGCTCTCAGGAATTCTGGCGCTCGTCACCGCATGGCGCTACGTGATTCGGTTACAGGAAAGACCGCAGTTACCGATTCCTTACCTCGCAGCGAGCGTGCTGCTAGCTGGGCTAGTTTGTATTCAATCATACCTGGGCAGCTTACTCGTGTGGGTCTATGGCTTACATACGATTCCTGTCGTCGATGCAATCAGAGGAGGTCTGTCATGA
- a CDS encoding DUF2231 domain-containing protein translates to MNPDLLEQWRSLGVNGLPYQIPIHPNLVHLTLGLFIVAIAFDIVGVLFPVEKAVFKFLAIPVTRSALFDVGWYNLLASAIVTFFTVMAGVFEVALAVPLADVTSAWGLHALETMILHGVGGVLILTLIVGMTVWRGFQRYQWRKDMARQVQWSYLAAGLFVFALMFVQGTLGAHLGAEFGIHVTADQMLRLGENPNQL, encoded by the coding sequence ATGAACCCAGACCTGCTGGAACAGTGGCGTAGTTTGGGAGTGAATGGGTTGCCATACCAAATTCCCATTCATCCCAATCTGGTGCATTTAACGCTAGGGTTGTTTATCGTGGCGATCGCCTTTGACATTGTAGGGGTGCTGTTTCCCGTCGAGAAAGCAGTTTTTAAGTTTCTGGCAATTCCCGTTACCCGCTCGGCACTGTTTGATGTCGGTTGGTATAACCTGTTAGCATCGGCGATTGTTACCTTTTTTACAGTCATGGCGGGTGTGTTTGAAGTTGCTTTAGCTGTACCACTGGCAGATGTCACTAGCGCCTGGGGGCTTCATGCTTTAGAAACGATGATTCTACACGGCGTAGGGGGTGTACTCATTTTGACATTAATTGTGGGAATGACCGTTTGGCGCGGCTTTCAACGCTATCAGTGGCGCAAAGACATGGCAAGACAGGTGCAGTGGAGTTATCTGGCGGCTGGTTTATTTGTTTTTGCTTTAATGTTCGTGCAGGGGACGCTAGGCGCACATCTGGGTGCTGAATTTGGCATTCACGTCACAGCGGATCAAATGCTGCGCTTAGGCGAAAATCCCAATCAACTCTAG